The genomic region TCGGCGGCGCGCAGAACGGCGCGCTCTACGCGATCAGCGGCTCGCTCCTCACAACGGTCGGTATCCTGGTGGCCTTCTTTATCTACCTTCCCCGCAGCCGGGTCTGGAATAAGATCGGGCAGCCAATGATGCAGACGGCCACGGAAGGCTATGTCGCCAGCGAGGACTACACGGGGTATCTGGGGGCCGTCGGCGAAGTCACCAGCGACCTGCGTCCCTCGGGCATCGCCGAGTTTCAGGGGATCCGAATGCAGGTGGTCAGCGAAGGCGCCTTCATCCCCGCCGGCACGCCTGTGGAAGTCGTGGTGGTCCAGGGTGGACGCATCGTGGTGGCTCCGACAGCGTCGTCTGGGTACACTGCGGTATGACCGATGTTCCGAAGCCAAAACCGCCGCGTCCAAAGAAGCCCGCCGCGCCGCGAAAGCCGCGAAAGCCCGAGTTCTCCCCCACCCGCATCAAGACGTTTCTGAGCTGCCCGATGATGTACCGGCTGGAGTATGTCGATAAGGTGGGACGCTTCTACCATCGCTCGCGCGCCGGCTTCTCGTTTGGGACATCCCTGCACTCCACCCTGCAAAACTTCCACGAAGCCGGCGGCGCGGCCGCCGTCACTCCCGAGGAGCTCGTGACCCGCCTGGATCAAGATTGGATTCCCCAGGGCTACGCCAGCGCCGAGCAGGAGCAGGAACACCGCGTCGAGGCCGCGCAGATCCTGACGACCTATCACGCCCTCGCCGCCGAACGCGCGGACCTCACGCAAACCTTCCTCACGGAAAAGATGCTCAAATACGACATGGGCGAATTCGTGCTCACCGGCCGTATCGACCGCATCGACGAACACCTCTCCGACGGCGCCTTAGAAATTGTGGACTACAAATCCGGCCGGATGAGCGTCACCGAAGAAGACGTCAAAAGCGCCCTCGCCATGTCGATCTACCAGCTCCTCGCCAAGCGCAACAATCCCGAACGACGTGTCTTGGCCACCATCCACGCCCTGCGCGGCGGCGTCACCGCCTCCACTTCTTATTCGGATGAAGAACTCAACGACCTCGAAGACGACCTGCGCGGCATCGGCCTCATGATCCTGGAAAAAGACTTCGAATCTGTCCGCCCAGAACCGCTCCCGGATGTCTGTCCCTGGTGTGATTTTTTGCCGGCGTGTACGCGATACTGGCGTTCGCAACGGCGCGATTATCTGAGTGAATTGGGGTTGGAAGAGTAGGACGCCGTACGTCTATGAGAAGATCCGGTTGCAGCGGTCGGCGCGGCCGCGCCGACCGCTGCAACTAGTTGTTACGCCTCATTGCGTCCCTGGCGCCGGAGTACAACATGGGTGGCTTTCTCCGAGGCAACGAACTGAACGCATTCGTACCCCACGGCGCGCACGTCTATCCCCTCGAACAGTCGCTCTCCCTGGCCTAGCAGGATCGGCGATATCGCGATGTGCAACTCATCGATAAGGCCCGCGCGAAGATATTGCTGGATCGTGTTAGCTCCGCCGCCAATGCGCACATCCCTTCCGTTGGCTGCGTCGCGCGCCCGGTCAAGCGCCTCGTGAATACCGCCCGTGACGAAGTAGAATGTCGTTCCGCCCTCCATCTGGATGGGCGGACGCGCGTGATGTGTCAAGATGAAAGCAGGAACGTGATATGGTGGGTTGTCCCCCCACCAGCCTTGCCAGTTCATATCGGGCCAGGCGCCGCGAATCGGTCCGAACATATTTCTTCCGAGGATCCAGGCGCCCATATTCTCGAAGCCCCGCGCCGCGAAATCGTCATCGATCCCCGTTGCGCCGCCGTCGCCGCCAAATAGGATTCGTTGGAATGTGCGTGTCGGGATTAACCACTGATGTAAATCTGTCCCCCCCACGCCAAGCGGATTGTTGATGTCCTGATTCGGACCAGCTCCGTATCCGTCAAGCGAGATGGTAAAGCCCTCAACTCGGACGCGTGTCATTTTTATGCTTCCTTTCGATTGACGCCTAACACTTCAGTGCGCGATCACGGTTCTCATTCACCTTAAAGTCAATTTCCTCAGGCTTCAATTACTTGTCGTGTGACAAGACTACAAATCGACATTCCTTCACGAAAATACAGCAAA from Capsulimonas corticalis harbors:
- a CDS encoding RecB family exonuclease; translated protein: MTDVPKPKPPRPKKPAAPRKPRKPEFSPTRIKTFLSCPMMYRLEYVDKVGRFYHRSRAGFSFGTSLHSTLQNFHEAGGAAAVTPEELVTRLDQDWIPQGYASAEQEQEHRVEAAQILTTYHALAAERADLTQTFLTEKMLKYDMGEFVLTGRIDRIDEHLSDGALEIVDYKSGRMSVTEEDVKSALAMSIYQLLAKRNNPERRVLATIHALRGGVTASTSYSDEELNDLEDDLRGIGLMILEKDFESVRPEPLPDVCPWCDFLPACTRYWRSQRRDYLSELGLEE
- a CDS encoding dihydrofolate reductase family protein, yielding MTRVRVEGFTISLDGYGAGPNQDINNPLGVGGTDLHQWLIPTRTFQRILFGGDGGATGIDDDFAARGFENMGAWILGRNMFGPIRGAWPDMNWQGWWGDNPPYHVPAFILTHHARPPIQMEGGTTFYFVTGGIHEALDRARDAANGRDVRIGGGANTIQQYLRAGLIDELHIAISPILLGQGERLFEGIDVRAVGYECVQFVASEKATHVVLRRQGRNEA